From one Marinobacter sp. LV10MA510-1 genomic stretch:
- a CDS encoding dienelactone hydrolase family protein yields the protein MTSEKWITISPADKNTFSGYLALPPAGTGPGLVLIQEIWGVNDHIRAVAEQYALDGFVVLAPDVFWRQQTRTNLDYTEAGTAEAFELMKGTDFTQAAEDVVTAIEHLRGLSQVSGKVGVLGFCMGGQLAYRAAASGMPDAAVSYYGGGIQNHLDLAEQISQPILFHYAGLDGLIPASAVDQVHKAFEGQEHTNIHTYDGVDHGFNCWGRPAYNQRAAALARGRTLVFLAQHLAG from the coding sequence ATGACATCAGAAAAATGGATTACGATTTCACCCGCCGATAAAAACACGTTTTCCGGCTACCTGGCATTGCCACCGGCTGGAACAGGCCCTGGCCTAGTGCTGATTCAGGAAATATGGGGCGTAAACGATCACATTCGTGCCGTTGCCGAGCAGTATGCGCTGGACGGCTTTGTGGTGCTGGCACCGGATGTGTTCTGGCGCCAACAAACCCGAACCAATCTGGACTATACCGAAGCGGGCACCGCCGAAGCGTTTGAGCTGATGAAGGGCACCGACTTCACCCAGGCGGCAGAAGACGTTGTGACCGCCATTGAACATCTACGGGGATTGTCGCAAGTGTCTGGCAAGGTGGGCGTGCTTGGTTTTTGCATGGGCGGGCAGCTGGCCTATCGGGCTGCCGCCAGCGGCATGCCAGACGCCGCTGTCAGCTATTACGGTGGCGGGATTCAAAACCATCTGGACCTGGCCGAGCAGATAAGCCAACCCATATTGTTCCATTACGCCGGCCTGGATGGATTAATACCGGCCAGCGCTGTTGACCAAGTGCACAAAGCTTTTGAAGGCCAGGAACACACCAATATTCACACCTATGACGGAGTGGATCACGGCTTCAATTGCTGGGGGCGACCGGCTTACAACCAACGTGCGGCGGCTTTGGCCCGCGGCCGCACGCTGGTGTTTCTGGCTCAGCACCTGGCGGGCTGA
- a CDS encoding YnbE family lipoprotein: MTYVSLNVFRPLTALLAGLLLATVVAGCTPTVRVQAPQEPITVNLNVKIQHEIYVKVDKDVEELFSEKGLF; the protein is encoded by the coding sequence ATGACGTACGTTAGTTTGAATGTTTTTCGCCCGCTAACGGCGCTGCTTGCGGGTTTGTTGCTGGCCACGGTGGTGGCTGGTTGTACACCCACGGTGCGAGTGCAGGCACCGCAGGAGCCGATTACGGTTAACCTGAATGTAAAAATTCAGCACGAAATTTACGTGAAGGTTGATAAGGATGTGGAAGAGCTGTTTAGTGAAAAAGGCCTGTTCTGA
- a CDS encoding transglycosylase domain-containing protein — protein MLRRTSFEPGFKPGFHRNVKRDAAKSRWLKLFAATFIIVGLLAQPLVQWAALPMERLHQQSLVLADNQGEWLHVRLLGDSYRLRPQGEVSQAYINLLLAYEDRRFYQHPGVDPLAIVRATINNVSHGRVVSGASTISMQVSRLLRPHTRTLAGKVRQALGALWLEAHYSKQEVLDAYLTLAPYGANVEGIEMASRYWFDKSPVALTYAEAALLVALPQSPAKHRPDRFPKIARAARDRVLRKGFESGLLTLAEYSDATLSPLPENSVSFAQLDHHLADRAMAKGLSGLNATTLNRTTQRNLSAMSANWALPPGVNLSALVLDAKGAMVAHLGSQDYFNAQASGAVDFSVQARSPGSALKPLIYAYAETAGVLRFEEVYTDQHTDFGGYTPDNFDHSEKGQQTFGDALIRSHNRAAVEALQRLSPAAFESELRARGATLYGDIGLPIAVGGIGLTLQDLAGLYTGLAQGQHSSKAHWLKSAEAVTRPMNDRIAARTTYHLRRVALPENRARTSTLNNFALKTGTGPRGSDALSVVYTRDHVIAVWVGSPDNAELPSHTGLQTAAPIALAILDALGPERPPLSLASGPAIKPDSLRQQSMKVVFPGNGLELAFPPGRDAIRPRLTGAEYPVSVVLNGQQLITLASPRDTLRFPTAGFWTLDIQDARSQQASLALRVMGQGRSEQ, from the coding sequence ATGTTACGGCGAACTAGTTTTGAGCCTGGTTTTAAACCGGGTTTCCACAGAAACGTAAAAAGAGACGCTGCAAAAAGCCGCTGGTTAAAACTGTTCGCCGCGACATTCATTATTGTGGGTTTGCTGGCTCAGCCGCTGGTGCAGTGGGCGGCGTTGCCAATGGAACGCCTGCATCAGCAAAGCCTGGTGTTGGCGGACAATCAGGGCGAATGGCTGCACGTGCGGCTGCTGGGCGACAGCTACCGTTTGCGGCCCCAAGGGGAAGTCAGTCAGGCCTATATCAATCTGCTGCTGGCCTACGAAGACCGGCGCTTTTACCAGCATCCGGGTGTAGACCCGCTGGCCATTGTGCGGGCCACCATCAACAACGTGAGCCACGGAAGAGTGGTATCGGGTGCGTCGACTATTTCCATGCAGGTCAGCCGTTTATTGCGGCCCCATACGCGTACGCTGGCGGGCAAAGTGCGCCAGGCTTTGGGCGCGCTGTGGCTGGAGGCTCATTATTCCAAGCAGGAAGTTCTTGACGCCTATCTCACGTTGGCCCCGTACGGTGCAAACGTAGAGGGCATCGAAATGGCCAGCCGCTATTGGTTCGACAAATCGCCAGTGGCACTGACCTACGCCGAAGCCGCTTTGCTGGTAGCGCTTCCCCAGAGCCCGGCGAAACACCGGCCGGATCGCTTTCCAAAAATAGCCCGTGCGGCTCGGGACAGGGTGCTGCGCAAAGGCTTTGAAAGCGGCCTGTTAACCCTTGCCGAATACTCTGACGCCACGTTAAGCCCGCTACCAGAAAATTCGGTGAGTTTCGCCCAGTTAGACCACCACTTGGCAGACCGGGCCATGGCAAAGGGCTTGTCTGGTTTGAATGCCACAACCTTGAACCGAACCACCCAGCGTAACCTGAGCGCCATGAGTGCGAACTGGGCTTTGCCCCCTGGTGTTAATCTTTCAGCACTGGTGCTGGATGCCAAGGGCGCAATGGTCGCGCACTTGGGTTCGCAGGACTACTTCAACGCCCAAGCCAGCGGCGCCGTCGACTTCAGCGTGCAAGCGCGTTCGCCAGGATCGGCTTTGAAACCGCTGATTTACGCCTACGCCGAAACCGCCGGTGTACTGCGATTTGAAGAGGTTTACACCGACCAGCACACCGATTTTGGCGGTTACACGCCGGATAACTTCGACCATAGCGAAAAAGGTCAGCAAACCTTTGGCGATGCGCTAATCCGTTCCCATAACCGCGCAGCGGTGGAAGCCCTGCAACGTTTGTCGCCCGCGGCCTTTGAGTCTGAGCTCCGCGCTCGCGGCGCCACTCTGTATGGCGATATTGGCCTGCCCATTGCCGTAGGCGGCATTGGTCTTACCTTGCAAGATCTGGCGGGTTTGTACACCGGGTTGGCCCAGGGCCAGCACAGCTCAAAAGCGCACTGGCTAAAAAGCGCCGAAGCCGTAACGCGACCAATGAATGACCGCATTGCGGCCCGCACCACCTATCACTTGCGGCGGGTGGCCTTACCGGAAAATCGCGCGCGCACGTCTACCTTGAATAATTTCGCCCTGAAAACAGGCACGGGCCCCCGCGGCAGCGATGCCTTGTCTGTGGTGTATACCCGCGATCACGTGATAGCGGTGTGGGTTGGCAGCCCTGATAACGCCGAATTGCCCAGCCACACAGGCTTACAAACCGCCGCGCCTATTGCGCTGGCAATACTGGATGCCCTGGGCCCCGAGCGGCCACCCTTGTCATTGGCCTCTGGCCCGGCCATAAAGCCTGATTCTTTGCGTCAGCAGAGTATGAAAGTGGTGTTCCCCGGCAATGGCCTGGAGCTGGCCTTTCCACCGGGGCGAGACGCCATACGCCCGCGCCTGACCGGGGCCGAGTACCCGGTGAGTGTGGTGTTGAACGGCCAGCAACTGATTACCCTGGCGTCGCCGCGGGATACGCTGCGCTTTCCAACCGCCGGGTTCTGGACGCTGGACATTCAGGATGCCCGCTCGCAGCAGGCAAGTCTTGCGCTGCGGGTAATGGGGCAGGGTAGGAGTGAGCAGTAA
- a CDS encoding alpha-2-macroglobulin family protein: MWTSTPKLKNSLTITNGSGVVLVPAGSAPSLQVQAIGHQRVQVTVQALLPAVARRLLESEQLSEKGYFDTNESKLLHQQVIALQPNVYGEASLNIDLSKADLPAGAAYLARVSPCRDADCELTRYRSYDDQQVVVLHSRYALSALVADSETLVSMRDFDSGELIARGSIELLAKNSESLGSFAIRGDGYARIPNALMRGQNGSAPALLINENNRALSYLSLNESPLSLAQLPVDGADTAVLGDGYLRTERGVYRGGESVYFSAIARADDLVPMAGQNLTLKIIRPDSKVLTSQPVTSDSNGLLSTEITLGATAHKGRYRAQLLLGDTQLASTGFQVEDFVPETMEVNITGLPEFAAIDQTLAFSTESLFLFGAPGADRPISAQLRANPTRQPFDVFDGFKFGGLDENHQQQALLDSQTLQTSEAGRADFEFSASAFESIANSELPQRVTVAVELEEVSGRVTRQKESVFVATQPSWIGVKPADAQSGYGSGSTPEFLLTSVNARSGQANSETVRWRLIEEEWDYYWTRSGEGWDYRIEYYEQGVRASGTVEVNAASNLAQATLTLPALSNGRYKLELLPETGQPTQTRLQVGWWSTSGASAAVPDVLDVAVSDLQPNAGDTVTVSIDAPFNGTAEIMLVTDSVLSVHQVVLADRKASVDVKAPAGASQAYVLVKAYRQAPAGSAGAARAVGVAHLSIEPERFRRQASMDLPEFVRPNQTVSLTVNVSDAADGASLVVSAVDIGILNLTNHPQATAFDWFTRKRSFSADLFDPYGLVSRLSDDIGGTNLVVGGDEAAAEQPSRKTFFETIALQTGVVKVRNGKAEFALDIGQINGRLRLDVTGSDGRRSIQFSDELIVRERVAVNSSVPRTVTRGDRFQAGAALTLTEGEAQTAVLEWSVTGPFELGVFERGQSKGQSPQSQPSGEARGQSEGQSPQSGQTRGLTSGLSPKSQSRGLTSGLSPQLSTKITWTTSGQTREVSVPVKVTANGQGSIGLRVTLADGHEQSYQWPLLSRPGGSLITLTETREVAPGATTAVPLDLLAVLDDGRASLSVSRFPLPDRTALAASLSRYPYGCLEQTVSRAFPLIVMDQTLAERGKFTEARERLGKSYRRIADLQRSSGMFSMWSDGGDSEEWLSLYAYEFLLHPLPEGVFEANDARHLDRLRQQMLTDMAPNLPRLMGSNNAEVKIYALLLGARQGNADVGEMRYLLSQTDGLTMTSASQLAMAFSLLGDKPRAEQAFAIAVRADSESYRYSTYATPVRHRAALARYSAEAKSDKAESALAAMTIAVNSDPWLNTQEKAWAYLATEAAHASATPKDGAWSLNRSVNELDLSETDKGLRLTNHSDESLHLTLVATGNRADRGAEENAGEAVAKNLPPSIAKLLLGDAEGKPADVSLTQGFAIVGTDMSAREASLKDGVIELQQGELLVSTVAGKITRERADGEWLIEQKAAGGLEIENPNLGGISVETLFELLGFPWQPKDSVHSLYLDDRFTQVIRPRYQFGKNDRLESVSVWRAVTPGNYRMPATYMENMLNPSLNASTEGVRIHVTAN, from the coding sequence TTGTGGACGAGTACGCCCAAGCTGAAAAATAGCCTGACCATTACCAATGGCAGCGGCGTGGTGTTAGTACCTGCCGGCAGTGCGCCGTCTTTGCAGGTGCAGGCGATAGGCCATCAGCGGGTTCAGGTTACCGTGCAGGCCCTTTTGCCGGCGGTTGCCCGTCGCTTGCTGGAATCAGAGCAGCTTAGCGAAAAAGGGTATTTCGACACTAACGAAAGCAAGCTGTTGCACCAGCAAGTGATTGCGCTGCAACCGAACGTTTATGGCGAAGCCAGCCTGAATATTGATTTGAGCAAAGCGGACCTGCCCGCGGGTGCTGCGTATTTGGCTCGGGTGTCGCCCTGTCGCGATGCAGACTGCGAGCTAACCCGCTATCGCAGTTATGACGATCAGCAAGTGGTGGTACTGCATTCGCGCTACGCGCTTTCAGCCTTGGTGGCCGATAGCGAAACCCTGGTGTCGATGCGGGATTTTGACAGCGGCGAACTGATTGCCCGCGGCAGCATCGAACTGCTGGCTAAAAACTCCGAATCCTTGGGCAGCTTCGCCATTCGTGGCGATGGCTACGCCCGAATTCCCAACGCGCTGATGCGCGGTCAGAACGGCTCGGCGCCCGCCTTGTTGATCAACGAAAACAATCGCGCCCTGAGCTATCTATCGCTGAATGAATCGCCTTTGTCGCTGGCGCAATTGCCGGTGGATGGCGCTGACACCGCGGTGTTGGGTGATGGCTATTTGCGTACCGAGCGCGGCGTGTATCGCGGTGGTGAAAGCGTGTATTTCAGCGCCATCGCCCGCGCTGACGATCTGGTGCCCATGGCCGGGCAGAATCTCACCCTCAAAATCATCCGCCCGGACTCCAAAGTATTGACCAGCCAGCCTGTTACTAGCGACAGCAATGGGTTGCTCAGCACCGAAATAACCCTTGGTGCCACGGCCCATAAAGGTCGATACCGCGCGCAATTGCTGCTGGGTGATACCCAGCTGGCCAGCACCGGTTTTCAGGTGGAAGATTTTGTACCAGAAACCATGGAAGTGAACATCACCGGGTTACCGGAGTTCGCGGCTATTGATCAAACGCTGGCCTTTTCAACCGAAAGCCTGTTTCTGTTTGGCGCGCCGGGTGCCGACAGGCCCATTTCTGCCCAGCTGCGGGCAAACCCCACGCGCCAACCCTTCGACGTATTCGACGGTTTTAAATTTGGTGGGCTGGATGAAAACCATCAGCAGCAAGCTCTGCTGGACTCGCAAACCCTGCAAACCTCGGAGGCAGGCCGGGCGGATTTCGAATTCAGCGCCAGTGCGTTTGAATCCATCGCCAACAGCGAACTGCCCCAGCGCGTAACGGTCGCTGTGGAGCTGGAAGAAGTATCCGGCCGGGTAACCCGCCAAAAAGAATCGGTGTTTGTGGCGACCCAGCCGAGCTGGATAGGTGTAAAACCCGCTGACGCCCAGAGCGGGTATGGCAGCGGCAGTACACCCGAATTTTTGCTGACCAGTGTTAATGCGCGCAGCGGCCAGGCTAACTCGGAAACCGTGCGCTGGCGGCTGATTGAGGAAGAGTGGGACTATTACTGGACCCGCAGCGGCGAAGGCTGGGATTACCGCATCGAGTATTACGAGCAGGGCGTTCGCGCCAGCGGTACGGTTGAGGTGAACGCAGCCAGCAACCTTGCCCAGGCGACCCTGACCTTGCCGGCTTTGAGTAACGGCCGTTACAAACTGGAGCTGCTACCGGAAACCGGCCAACCCACCCAGACCCGCCTACAAGTAGGCTGGTGGAGCACTTCCGGCGCCAGCGCAGCGGTGCCCGACGTGCTGGACGTTGCGGTGTCTGACCTGCAACCGAATGCCGGCGACACGGTGACCGTGTCTATAGATGCACCGTTTAACGGCACCGCGGAAATCATGCTGGTGACCGATAGTGTTCTTAGCGTTCATCAGGTTGTATTGGCCGATCGCAAAGCCAGCGTGGATGTAAAAGCTCCGGCCGGTGCCAGCCAGGCCTACGTGCTGGTGAAAGCCTATCGCCAGGCGCCTGCCGGTTCGGCTGGCGCTGCCCGTGCGGTTGGCGTGGCTCATCTTTCCATCGAGCCGGAGCGCTTTCGCCGCCAGGCATCTATGGATTTGCCTGAGTTTGTGCGCCCAAACCAGACCGTGAGCCTGACGGTGAATGTGTCGGATGCAGCCGACGGCGCCAGCCTGGTGGTTTCAGCGGTGGATATTGGCATTCTGAACCTGACTAATCACCCCCAGGCCACGGCGTTTGACTGGTTCACCCGCAAGCGGAGCTTTAGTGCGGACCTGTTCGACCCATATGGTTTGGTGTCGCGCCTGAGTGATGACATTGGCGGCACCAATCTGGTGGTGGGTGGCGACGAAGCCGCCGCTGAACAGCCCAGTCGCAAAACCTTCTTCGAGACCATTGCCCTGCAAACCGGTGTGGTGAAGGTGCGTAACGGCAAAGCCGAGTTTGCGCTTGATATTGGCCAGATCAACGGCCGCCTGCGCTTGGATGTAACCGGCTCTGATGGCCGCCGTTCCATACAGTTTAGCGACGAACTGATTGTGCGCGAGCGCGTAGCCGTAAATTCATCGGTGCCGCGTACCGTTACCCGGGGTGATCGCTTTCAGGCGGGAGCTGCTCTGACGTTGACCGAAGGCGAAGCGCAAACGGCGGTTTTGGAATGGTCGGTGACTGGGCCGTTCGAGCTGGGAGTCTTTGAGCGGGGACAGTCCAAAGGACAGTCCCCTCAATCCCAGCCGTCCGGCGAAGCCCGGGGACAGTCCGAAGGACAGTCCCCTCAGTCGGGCCAAACCCGGGGACTGACCTCTGGTCTGTCCCCTAAGTCTCAGTCCCGGGGACTGACCTCTGGTCTGTCCCCGCAGTTAAGCACCAAGATAACCTGGACCACCTCCGGCCAAACCCGTGAAGTATCCGTGCCGGTAAAGGTAACCGCCAACGGTCAGGGCAGCATTGGCCTGCGCGTTACACTGGCAGATGGCCACGAACAATCGTACCAATGGCCGCTGCTGTCACGCCCCGGCGGCTCGCTGATCACCCTGACAGAAACCCGGGAAGTAGCGCCTGGCGCCACAACCGCGGTACCACTGGACCTGCTGGCAGTGTTAGATGACGGCCGCGCCAGCCTGTCGGTCAGCCGCTTCCCGTTGCCAGACCGCACCGCATTGGCGGCGAGCTTATCGCGCTACCCCTACGGTTGCCTGGAGCAAACGGTGTCCCGGGCGTTTCCACTGATTGTGATGGACCAGACCCTGGCCGAGCGCGGCAAATTTACCGAAGCGCGTGAGCGCCTGGGCAAAAGCTACCGCCGCATAGCCGATCTGCAACGTTCCTCCGGCATGTTCAGTATGTGGAGTGACGGTGGCGATTCGGAAGAATGGCTCAGTTTGTACGCCTATGAATTTCTGCTGCATCCGTTGCCCGAAGGCGTTTTTGAGGCCAACGACGCTCGCCATCTTGATCGCCTGCGTCAGCAAATGCTGACGGACATGGCGCCCAATTTGCCGCGGTTGATGGGCTCCAACAACGCCGAAGTAAAGATTTATGCGCTGCTGCTAGGTGCTCGTCAGGGCAACGCGGATGTGGGCGAAATGCGTTATTTGCTGAGCCAGACTGATGGGCTGACCATGACCAGTGCTTCCCAGTTGGCCATGGCGTTCAGCCTGCTAGGCGACAAACCCCGAGCGGAGCAGGCTTTCGCCATCGCCGTTCGGGCGGATAGTGAAAGCTATCGTTATTCCACCTACGCCACGCCGGTTCGCCACAGAGCGGCACTGGCCCGTTACAGCGCGGAAGCTAAATCGGACAAGGCGGAAAGTGCGCTGGCCGCGATGACAATAGCTGTTAATAGTGACCCGTGGTTGAACACTCAGGAAAAAGCTTGGGCCTATCTGGCCACGGAAGCCGCCCACGCCAGTGCAACGCCAAAAGACGGCGCCTGGTCGCTGAACCGCTCGGTAAATGAATTGGATCTGAGCGAAACGGACAAAGGCCTTAGGTTAACCAATCATTCCGACGAATCGCTTCACCTTACCCTGGTGGCAACGGGCAATCGCGCCGACCGGGGCGCTGAAGAGAATGCAGGTGAAGCTGTGGCTAAAAACCTACCACCATCCATTGCAAAACTGTTGCTGGGTGATGCCGAAGGCAAACCCGCCGATGTCAGCTTGACTCAAGGTTTCGCCATTGTGGGTACTGATATGAGCGCCCGCGAGGCTAGCCTTAAAGACGGCGTTATTGAACTGCAACAGGGTGAGCTTCTGGTGAGCACCGTGGCCGGAAAAATAACCCGTGAGCGGGCGGATGGCGAATGGCTGATTGAGCAAAAAGCCGCTGGCGGGCTTGAGATCGAGAATCCGAATCTTGGCGGCATAAGCGTAGAAACCCTATTTGAACTGCTGGGTTTTCCCTGGCAGCCAAAAGATAGCGTGCACTCACTGTACCTAGACGACCGTTTCACCCAAGTGATTAGGCCGCGTTATCAGTTTGGCAAAAACGACCGCCTGGAATCCGTGTCGGTGTGGCGCGCCGTTACGCCCGGAAACTACCGTATGCCGGCAACCTATATGGAAAACATGCTGAACCCGTCGTTGAATGCCTCAACCGAGGGTGTACGCATCCATGTTACGGCGAACTAG
- a CDS encoding DUF5610 domain-containing protein yields MVSLLYGPLSPSSPQSPSQSRVTNEAQPQRRDAPLPGPGASEAKATESASKSQRQVIRTPEDAINALRSRLQQQMEQSLGKLEDPGAAAARNLGSGFQPPSAADVAGTVLGFIQLRLEQEAAAGADPERLANLMEQARAGIEKGYGEAREQIEALGLMNPKLASEIDDGFNRIQNGLDKLAERFLGQPAVADGGVPVSRSGMQVESASRGAFRFDVTTADGDKVSILMEESRYLAVQSRSTGSESGESNSLTAVSASAGRYSFSVEGDLDSGEREAIAGLLEQAQGVAGQFFRGDVQGAFESARGLNLGGEELASFSLNLSSSRTVSTTAYESTSGQPSLASQLRPLAGLAQNVRELGQGGIDKGLDTTTLNDLVQRMLDDQQDAISESSNSNRPMMDEFIGAILNGLQPG; encoded by the coding sequence ATGGTTTCGCTTTTATACGGTCCGCTTTCGCCGTCATCACCACAGTCGCCTTCGCAATCACGGGTAACCAACGAGGCGCAGCCTCAGCGCCGTGATGCCCCGCTGCCCGGCCCGGGAGCTAGCGAAGCGAAAGCCACAGAATCTGCCAGCAAATCCCAGCGCCAGGTTATTCGCACGCCAGAAGATGCCATCAACGCGTTGCGCTCGCGTCTTCAGCAGCAAATGGAGCAAAGCCTGGGCAAGCTTGAAGACCCGGGCGCCGCTGCAGCCCGCAATCTTGGCAGTGGTTTTCAGCCGCCGTCTGCCGCGGACGTGGCGGGCACGGTGCTGGGCTTTATTCAGCTGCGGCTGGAACAGGAAGCGGCAGCCGGAGCAGACCCTGAACGCCTTGCCAACCTGATGGAGCAGGCCCGCGCCGGCATTGAAAAAGGCTACGGCGAAGCCCGCGAGCAAATTGAAGCCCTGGGGTTGATGAATCCCAAACTCGCCAGCGAGATTGATGACGGCTTCAACCGCATTCAGAACGGCCTGGACAAACTCGCCGAGCGCTTTTTGGGCCAGCCGGCGGTCGCCGATGGCGGAGTACCCGTTAGCAGAAGCGGTATGCAGGTTGAATCTGCTTCCCGCGGCGCTTTTCGCTTTGACGTAACTACCGCCGATGGCGACAAAGTGTCTATTCTGATGGAAGAGAGCCGCTATCTCGCAGTTCAAAGCCGTTCAACGGGCAGCGAGAGCGGTGAGTCGAATTCACTGACTGCAGTCAGTGCTTCTGCCGGGCGCTATTCTTTCAGTGTGGAAGGTGATCTGGACAGCGGCGAACGCGAAGCCATTGCCGGCCTGCTGGAGCAGGCGCAGGGCGTTGCCGGGCAGTTTTTCCGCGGCGATGTTCAGGGCGCGTTTGAATCCGCACGGGGCTTAAACCTGGGCGGCGAAGAACTGGCCAGTTTCAGCCTGAACCTGTCTTCCAGCCGCACGGTATCAACCACGGCCTATGAGTCCACATCTGGCCAACCGTCACTGGCCAGCCAGCTGCGCCCGTTGGCCGGGTTGGCTCAGAATGTTCGCGAGCTGGGGCAGGGTGGCATCGACAAGGGTCTCGATACCACCACGTTGAACGATTTGGTGCAGAGAATGCTGGATGACCAGCAGGATGCGATTAGCGAAAGCTCGAACAGCAATCGCCCGATGATGGACGAATTCATTGGCGCCATCCTCAACGGTTTGCAGCCAGGCTAA
- a CDS encoding YdbL family protein produces MTIYQRIAALLLTLSLSIPAFAMSLDEAKNALDSAKSQGLVGETPSGYLAPVTSDARARDIAEAINDARREAYTDIAQKNGIAVSKVEAVAGQKAVEKTAAGQYIEIDGRWVQK; encoded by the coding sequence ATGACTATTTACCAGCGCATCGCTGCCTTGCTGCTAACGCTGAGCCTGAGCATTCCGGCGTTTGCCATGAGCCTTGACGAAGCTAAAAATGCCCTGGATTCTGCAAAAAGCCAAGGTTTAGTGGGTGAAACGCCGTCTGGTTATTTGGCCCCGGTGACGTCTGACGCCCGCGCCCGCGATATTGCAGAGGCCATCAATGATGCCCGTCGCGAAGCGTACACAGACATTGCCCAGAAGAACGGCATTGCAGTGTCAAAAGTGGAAGCTGTGGCGGGCCAGAAAGCGGTTGAGAAAACTGCGGCCGGGCAATACATCGAAATAGATGGCCGCTGGGTACAAAAATAA
- a CDS encoding DUF1826 domain-containing protein — MMSKASQNLSRTRQAVFGDLPDVLAEIYRDDVNMAVWRRSVGTELISEVQALSQEKGISSHRTIISAANTPNVEEALPHLAAYPHLQKDIGFLVDMFGCLFELNMIGLRFATLTHAMCPKFHVDRVPCRMITTYLGTGTDWLPHQIVNRSKLGAGNGGLSDEESGLYPSENHIKTLLPGDVALLKGELWEGNEGAGMVHRSPSMNPDERRLLLSFDFLSPANP; from the coding sequence ATGATGTCAAAGGCATCACAAAATCTATCGCGAACGCGGCAAGCTGTTTTTGGGGACTTGCCTGATGTCCTTGCAGAAATCTATCGAGACGATGTCAACATGGCGGTTTGGCGGCGCTCCGTGGGCACCGAGTTAATTTCCGAAGTTCAAGCTCTGAGCCAGGAAAAAGGCATCAGCAGTCATCGAACCATAATATCCGCGGCAAACACGCCTAATGTGGAAGAAGCCCTACCCCATCTGGCGGCCTATCCTCACCTGCAAAAAGACATCGGATTTTTAGTTGATATGTTTGGCTGCCTGTTTGAACTCAATATGATTGGCCTTCGCTTTGCGACGCTGACCCATGCCATGTGCCCAAAGTTCCATGTTGACCGGGTACCTTGCCGCATGATCACCACCTATCTGGGCACAGGCACCGACTGGCTCCCCCATCAAATCGTCAATCGCAGCAAGCTTGGCGCCGGCAACGGCGGGTTGAGCGATGAAGAAAGCGGCCTGTACCCCTCGGAAAATCATATCAAAACGTTGTTACCCGGAGACGTCGCTTTATTAAAAGGCGAGCTGTGGGAGGGTAACGAGGGCGCGGGTATGGTTCATCGCTCGCCTTCTATGAACCCCGACGAGCGTCGATTGCTGCTGTCTTTTGATTTTCTTTCGCCAGCTAATCCATGA